One genomic window of Helicobacter canis includes the following:
- a CDS encoding phosphoribosyltransferase, giving the protein MENDQKNLVCFEDREEAFLKLYDELINHHLAHDNSIVLSTSFAGLFLADRLASKLDSGLDMLFCAPVIAPANNECEIATVSENMDLIINEPLIDSFGISLDYVYGEAKRAYEEIILPRIYKFRKGATLSELGQKNVFLIDQGVETGITMDLAIKTCIQKKAKSIYVLSPTIPYDIATILSRTSDALVAVYKPRYFVSTSHYYKSLDPISEEEALAIMDKYIAKPNLIQKGS; this is encoded by the coding sequence ATGGAAAATGATCAAAAAAACCTTGTGTGCTTTGAAGATAGGGAAGAAGCGTTTTTAAAGCTTTATGATGAGCTTATCAATCACCATCTTGCCCACGATAATAGCATTGTGCTATCTACAAGCTTTGCGGGACTATTTTTAGCCGATAGGCTTGCTAGCAAGCTGGATTCTGGGCTTGATATGCTTTTTTGCGCACCTGTTATTGCTCCTGCTAATAATGAATGTGAGATTGCAACAGTGAGTGAAAATATGGATTTAATCATCAATGAGCCACTGATTGATTCTTTTGGTATTTCGCTTGATTATGTCTATGGAGAAGCCAAGAGGGCTTATGAGGAGATCATTCTCCCTAGAATCTATAAATTCCGCAAGGGTGCGACCTTGAGCGAGCTAGGGCAAAAAAATGTCTTCTTAATCGATCAAGGTGTAGAGACAGGCATCACAATGGATCTAGCCATCAAAACTTGTATCCAAAAAAAGGCAAAAAGCATCTATGTCCTAAGCCCTACTATACCCTATGATATTGCTACAATTTTATCCCGCACAAGTGATGCGCTAGTGGCTGTCTATAAGCCTAGATACTTTGTCTCCACAAGCCACTACTACAAAAGCCTAGACCCCATAAGCGAAGAAGAAGCCCTAGCTATTATGGATAAATACATCGCCAAACCAAACCTCATACAAAAAGGATCATAA